One genomic window of Desulfobulbaceae bacterium DB1 includes the following:
- a CDS encoding phosphate starvation-inducible protein PhoH → MAKTAAQLELSFADNEAARLLYGDLNRNLQAIEKSAGVTVKARGTTLTISGLDHAVAATATTLNQLYDLIVTGYPVYPADVAYALRIMERSPRANLKEIFLDQVYITAKQRIVSPKSINQKLYIEAIRNNDIAFGIGPAGTGKTYLAVAMAIAAYSADQVKSIILTRPAVEAGENLGFLPGDLVEKINPYLRPLHDALNDMLGREKAKDLIEREIIEIAPLAFMRGRTLNNAFVILDEAQNTTPEQMKMFLTRLGFSSKAVITGDITQIDLPHERGSGLIHAARILQKVKGISFSYFTDVDVVRHPLVQQIIRAYEKAGKGHSNKDKGHARSGDNRN, encoded by the coding sequence ATGGCAAAGACAGCAGCGCAGCTGGAGTTGTCGTTTGCCGACAATGAAGCAGCCCGCCTGCTTTACGGCGACCTGAACCGGAATCTGCAGGCCATTGAAAAGTCGGCGGGCGTCACGGTCAAGGCCCGGGGAACAACCCTGACCATATCGGGCCTTGACCATGCAGTTGCCGCCACCGCCACCACATTAAACCAGCTCTATGACCTGATCGTTACCGGCTACCCGGTCTATCCCGCCGATGTTGCCTATGCCCTGCGGATCATGGAGCGCTCTCCCCGGGCCAATCTCAAGGAAATATTTCTGGACCAGGTCTACATCACGGCCAAACAGCGGATTGTTTCCCCCAAAAGCATCAACCAGAAGCTCTATATCGAGGCCATTCGCAACAACGACATTGCCTTCGGCATCGGCCCGGCCGGTACCGGAAAAACATATCTGGCGGTGGCCATGGCCATTGCCGCCTACAGCGCGGATCAGGTCAAATCGATTATCCTCACTCGACCGGCGGTCGAGGCGGGTGAAAATCTCGGTTTTCTGCCCGGGGATCTGGTGGAAAAGATCAATCCCTATCTTCGCCCTCTCCATGACGCCTTAAATGACATGCTGGGCCGGGAAAAGGCCAAGGATCTGATCGAACGGGAAATCATAGAAATCGCCCCCCTGGCCTTCATGCGCGGCAGAACCTTGAACAACGCCTTCGTCATCCTTGACGAAGCCCAGAACACCACCCCTGAACAAATGAAAATGTTTCTGACCCGTCTCGGCTTCAGTTCAAAAGCGGTCATCACCGGGGATATCACCCAGATCGACCTGCCTCATGAACGCGGCTCCGGCCTTATCCATGCGGCACGAATACTCCAGAAAGTCAAAGGCATCTCCTTCAGCTATTTCACCGATGTCGACGTGGTGCGCCATCCCCTGGTGCAGCAGATCATCCGGGCCTACGAGAAGGCGGGCAAGGGTCACTCAAACAAGGACAAAGGCCATGCCCGTTCTGGTGACAACAGAAATTGA
- a CDS encoding acetyl-CoA carboxylase biotin carboxylase subunit: MKEKVLIANRGEIAIRIARACQDLGLDFVVIYTEADKASEHVNPYIQEVGPSKRAWRVASYTDPNDILSVADHTGCTAIHPGYGFFSEDFRFARRVTIRERPLTFIGPKWDVIRDLGDKINTKRVANRLGIPTIPGTDGPIYNEMEAEDIAARLLDDQRAQKIKNPSILVKAAAGGGGMGIEEVTRIDEFRRTYRQVQNYAKRQFGDSGVLIEQRLRDYNHLEVQLVCSRHGERIHFGTRNCTIQSTGRQKRLEAAPGFDDGCFAYEFNAKDVLDKIVHYSLKLAAHVRYDNVGTWEWIVSRGGQPYLLEVNTRIQVENDVSARISFIDKKQPNLIREQIRLALGARIGYNQKKVEFGGASIEFRIVAEDTRRGFAPWIGTISRFEFPRHEWADVYTHVPFDRPYVIPSDYDPNLALAIVWGDSFDEAKERGRKFLNEVFIEGKNGAGDPILTNLAYLKDNIDNLLTF; the protein is encoded by the coding sequence TTGAAAGAAAAAGTTCTTATAGCCAACAGGGGTGAGATCGCCATCAGGATTGCCAGGGCCTGTCAGGACCTGGGACTTGACTTTGTCGTGATCTATACCGAAGCGGACAAGGCCTCCGAGCATGTCAATCCCTATATTCAGGAGGTCGGACCCTCCAAGCGCGCCTGGCGCGTGGCAAGTTATACCGATCCCAATGACATTCTCTCCGTTGCCGATCATACGGGTTGTACCGCCATTCATCCCGGGTACGGTTTTTTTTCCGAGGATTTCCGTTTTGCCAGAAGGGTGACCATCCGCGAACGGCCTCTTACCTTTATCGGTCCCAAATGGGACGTCATCCGCGATCTCGGCGACAAAATAAATACCAAGCGGGTGGCCAACCGCCTCGGCATTCCCACTATTCCCGGCACGGATGGGCCGATCTACAACGAAATGGAAGCGGAGGATATCGCCGCTCGACTTCTTGATGATCAACGGGCCCAGAAAATCAAGAATCCGTCCATTCTGGTCAAGGCCGCTGCCGGCGGCGGCGGTATGGGTATTGAAGAGGTGACCCGCATCGATGAATTCAGGCGAACGTACCGCCAGGTACAGAATTACGCCAAACGCCAGTTCGGTGACAGCGGCGTGCTGATTGAACAGCGTCTGCGGGATTACAATCACCTGGAAGTTCAGCTGGTTTGCAGCCGGCATGGGGAAAGGATTCATTTCGGCACCAGGAACTGTACCATTCAGAGCACCGGACGACAGAAACGGCTGGAGGCGGCGCCCGGTTTTGACGACGGCTGCTTTGCATACGAGTTCAATGCAAAAGATGTCCTTGACAAAATCGTTCATTATTCGTTAAAGCTTGCCGCCCATGTGCGCTACGACAATGTCGGCACCTGGGAATGGATTGTCTCCCGCGGCGGCCAGCCGTACCTGCTCGAGGTCAATACCCGCATTCAGGTGGAGAATGACGTTTCCGCCCGCATCAGCTTCATCGACAAGAAACAGCCCAATCTGATCCGGGAGCAGATTCGTCTCGCCCTGGGCGCCCGGATCGGCTACAACCAGAAGAAAGTTGAGTTCGGCGGGGCCAGTATCGAATTCAGGATTGTGGCGGAGGATACCCGTCGCGGTTTCGCCCCCTGGATAGGAACCATTTCCAGGTTTGAATTTCCCCGTCATGAATGGGCCGATGTCTATACCCACGTGCCTTTTGACCGCCCCTATGTCATCCCGAGTGATTATGACCCCAACCTGGCGCTGGCCATTGTCTGGGGGGATTCATTCGATGAGGCCAAGGAGCGGGGCCGGAAGTTTCTCAATGAGGTATTCATCGAAGGGAAAAACGGGGCGGGAGATCCGATTCTGACCAATCTCGCCTATCTTAAAGATAATATAGATAATTTATTGACATTTTAA
- a CDS encoding glycosyl transferase family A, with protein sequence MTAGACPRVSVIIPTWNRARLLGKAVDSVLSQSLSDFELIVVDDGSTDDTPRLLAGYGAALRVIRRENRGPSAARNTGISASSAPFVAFLDSDDRFVPEKLAIQVAAMEARPDLLISHTDEIWYRRGELLNQKKKHARPEGLIFAQCLPLCVVGMSTVMVRREFFDTVGLFDEELPCCEDYDLWLRAAVTLPFLKIGEPLTVKHGGRPDQVSVQYRMGMDRFRIRAIVKVLHNPQLTEAQRGLARQELIHKCRIYGNGCIKHNRPEEGRFYLDLAESYRL encoded by the coding sequence ATGACAGCCGGCGCGTGCCCTCGGGTTTCCGTCATCATCCCCACTTGGAACCGGGCACGATTGCTCGGCAAGGCCGTTGATTCGGTGTTGTCCCAGTCGCTGTCTGATTTTGAACTGATTGTCGTCGATGACGGCTCAACCGACGATACCCCGCGCCTGCTCGCCGGCTATGGCGCCGCACTGCGGGTGATTCGCCGGGAAAATCGGGGACCGTCCGCAGCGCGCAATACGGGTATCAGTGCGTCTTCCGCGCCGTTTGTTGCCTTTCTCGACTCGGATGACCGATTCGTGCCGGAGAAACTTGCCATCCAGGTCGCGGCCATGGAGGCCCGCCCCGACCTGCTCATCTCCCATACCGACGAGATCTGGTACCGGCGGGGTGAGCTGCTCAATCAAAAGAAAAAACATGCCAGGCCGGAAGGACTTATTTTTGCCCAATGCCTTCCTCTCTGTGTGGTCGGGATGTCCACCGTCATGGTGCGTCGGGAGTTTTTCGATACCGTCGGTTTGTTTGACGAGGAACTGCCCTGTTGCGAGGACTACGATCTGTGGCTGCGGGCCGCCGTCACCCTGCCTTTTCTCAAGATCGGCGAACCGCTCACCGTGAAGCACGGGGGGCGGCCTGATCAGGTGTCCGTCCAGTACCGGATGGGCATGGACCGGTTCCGCATCCGGGCCATTGTCAAGGTGCTGCACAATCCTCAATTGACCGAAGCCCAACGAGGCCTCGCCCGCCAGGAACTGATTCACAAATGCCGTATCTACGGCAACGGCTGCATCAAGCACAACAGACCGGAGGAGGGCCGTTTTTATCTTGATCTGGCGGAATCGTACCGGTTATAA
- a CDS encoding biotin--[acetyl-CoA-carboxylase] ligase produces MRAVFRYGAIVGSLIHPFPRLDRGMDEARRIIDGYEKQRRSFPSGMVILAETLTGGKGRFQRYWHAPPGGVWMTMVLVNTLLPEISRLLPLAAGVACCETMRNFGLDAHIKWVNDVHVGGRKAAGILLETFYGKEFGEEYILIGAGLNVNNRHFPPELENMAVSMARLLGRELDLQLLITDLLAKFAWNIGLLCRREEHLLAEGELLPAMAGSPLLDRWRSLSDSIGRRVLFGYDVQLRPQFEARVVGIDDDGGLRLRTLEDDVEVTEYGGEIVYLD; encoded by the coding sequence GTGCGCGCCGTTTTCCGCTACGGAGCCATCGTCGGCTCGCTCATACACCCATTCCCCCGTCTGGACCGGGGGATGGATGAGGCCCGCCGCATCATTGACGGTTATGAAAAACAGCGGCGTTCCTTCCCGAGCGGCATGGTGATCCTGGCTGAAACCCTGACCGGCGGCAAGGGGCGTTTCCAGCGATACTGGCATGCGCCGCCGGGCGGGGTCTGGATGACCATGGTCCTGGTCAACACCCTGCTGCCCGAGATTTCCCGGCTGCTGCCGCTGGCCGCCGGCGTCGCCTGTTGTGAAACCATGAGGAATTTCGGGCTTGATGCCCATATAAAATGGGTGAATGATGTCCATGTCGGCGGCAGAAAGGCGGCGGGCATTTTGCTGGAAACGTTTTACGGCAAGGAGTTCGGGGAGGAGTACATTCTGATCGGCGCCGGCCTGAATGTCAATAACCGTCATTTCCCGCCGGAACTGGAAAACATGGCTGTTTCCATGGCAAGGCTCCTCGGTCGCGAACTTGATCTGCAACTTTTGATTACCGATCTGTTGGCGAAATTTGCCTGGAATATCGGGCTGCTCTGCCGCCGGGAGGAACACCTGCTCGCCGAGGGGGAGTTGTTGCCGGCAATGGCGGGGTCGCCTCTGCTTGATCGGTGGCGCAGTCTCAGTGATTCCATCGGGCGCCGGGTGCTTTTCGGCTATGATGTGCAGCTGCGGCCCCAGTTTGAAGCGCGGGTGGTCGGCATTGATGATGATGGCGGTCTTCGATTGCGCACCCTGGAGGATGATGTCGAGGTCACCGAATATGGCGGAGAGATCGTTTATCTTGATTGA
- a CDS encoding acetyl-CoA carboxylase carboxyl transferase subunit alpha/beta, with product MEDLRKRLLKCAERITYLIQIRDGMEWGNLAGLQEKLENIKNSFYDVAEDELQKQVRTLEESISFLEQRCEENLSPMERVRIVRSPLRFTLQDILENVYDDFTELGGEDEASIDPSMVAAKATIVRRVKNRNFTQQVMVIGQEKGHGEEYRNGGSCMPWGNEKALRFMQVAQTEGIPIHFYIFTPGSFPVEDYPGAGQQIARNLYAMTKLRVPMISVISEGGSGGAEAIGLSDYRMMFSHGYYSVISPEGAAAIEGKVKEGDKAPPELVEACAKRLRITAADNFKLATIDRIIDEPLLGAKRDDFAFFKRVKFEMIRATDEVVLKTKSLRAFRAYELKLKKHEEINPEDHLIDVSWDLNEDEVKRLLHLRSRKYREMALGGFREKSTPFADFFHNVKKGTSKLYYSFRYDILRSQHKQVKQVIKDVSGEGSVLLKQVSAPIAAAYDFIASKQNGRLSRVPVAGQQSVALEFGDIYTSPLANEDRTVTCPNAAKYGCKDLWVPDLYGEFCGVCETCGHHFPLEYQWYLKHLFERDSIKEFNGDIASGNPLASPGFEQRIDAARKKTGRRSAIITFEAKVMDVDVVVAMLYSDFRNGTVGSAEGEKFVRACELAKLKRRPLLAYVHTTGGIRIQEGTLGVVQMPKCTMAVREYVDSGGLYIVVYDNNSYAGPVASFLGCSYYQFAIRSCRIGFAGPRVIRDTTGDDIPPGYHSAKNALKRGHVHGLWDRREFRRNLHKALLTMGGRNLYYR from the coding sequence ATGGAAGACTTACGAAAACGCCTTCTCAAATGTGCGGAACGCATTACCTATCTGATCCAGATCAGGGATGGCATGGAATGGGGCAACCTGGCCGGTCTGCAGGAGAAGCTTGAAAATATCAAAAACTCATTCTACGACGTTGCCGAGGATGAGCTGCAGAAGCAGGTGCGGACTCTGGAGGAAAGCATCTCCTTTCTTGAGCAGCGGTGCGAGGAAAATCTTTCCCCCATGGAAAGGGTGCGTATTGTCCGCAGTCCGCTCCGTTTCACCCTGCAGGATATTCTTGAAAATGTCTATGACGATTTCACCGAACTGGGAGGCGAGGACGAGGCAAGTATTGATCCCTCCATGGTGGCGGCCAAGGCGACTATTGTCCGCCGGGTAAAAAACAGGAATTTCACCCAGCAGGTCATGGTCATCGGCCAGGAAAAGGGGCATGGCGAGGAATACCGCAACGGCGGTTCCTGTATGCCCTGGGGCAATGAAAAGGCGCTGCGGTTCATGCAGGTTGCCCAGACGGAAGGGATCCCCATTCATTTTTATATTTTCACCCCCGGATCATTTCCAGTGGAGGACTATCCCGGCGCGGGCCAGCAGATTGCAAGGAACCTTTACGCCATGACCAAGCTGCGAGTGCCGATGATTTCTGTGATTTCCGAAGGTGGTTCCGGCGGCGCCGAGGCAATCGGCCTCTCTGATTACCGCATGATGTTTTCTCATGGTTATTACTCGGTTATCTCGCCGGAAGGCGCGGCCGCCATCGAGGGCAAGGTCAAGGAAGGCGACAAGGCTCCTCCGGAACTGGTTGAAGCCTGCGCCAAGCGCCTCAGGATCACGGCCGCGGATAATTTTAAACTGGCGACCATCGACCGCATCATCGATGAGCCGCTCCTGGGGGCCAAACGGGATGATTTCGCCTTTTTTAAAAGGGTGAAATTCGAAATGATCCGGGCAACGGATGAAGTTGTCCTGAAAACCAAAAGTCTGCGCGCCTTCCGTGCCTATGAGTTGAAACTGAAAAAACATGAGGAGATCAATCCCGAAGATCATCTCATTGATGTGTCCTGGGATCTTAATGAGGATGAGGTAAAGCGCCTGCTGCATCTTCGTTCCCGCAAGTACCGGGAAATGGCCCTGGGCGGGTTCCGCGAGAAATCAACCCCTTTCGCCGACTTTTTTCATAATGTGAAAAAGGGGACCAGCAAGCTCTATTACAGCTTCCGTTATGATATTCTGCGCAGTCAGCACAAGCAGGTCAAGCAGGTGATCAAGGATGTTTCCGGCGAGGGTTCGGTGCTGCTCAAGCAGGTTTCCGCTCCCATTGCCGCCGCCTATGACTTTATTGCCAGCAAACAGAACGGCAGACTGTCCAGGGTTCCTGTTGCCGGCCAGCAGAGCGTCGCCCTTGAATTCGGCGACATCTATACCAGCCCGCTGGCCAATGAAGACAGGACCGTCACCTGCCCCAATGCCGCGAAGTACGGCTGCAAGGATCTCTGGGTTCCTGACCTCTATGGTGAATTCTGCGGCGTCTGTGAAACATGCGGGCACCATTTTCCTCTCGAATATCAGTGGTATTTGAAGCATTTGTTTGAGAGGGACTCCATCAAGGAGTTTAATGGGGATATTGCCTCCGGGAATCCGCTGGCCTCTCCCGGATTTGAGCAGCGCATTGATGCCGCCAGGAAAAAAACTGGCCGGCGGAGCGCCATCATCACCTTTGAGGCCAAGGTCATGGACGTTGATGTGGTGGTCGCCATGTTGTACAGCGACTTCCGTAACGGCACGGTGGGCTCGGCCGAGGGCGAAAAATTCGTGCGGGCCTGTGAACTGGCCAAGCTGAAGCGCAGACCGTTGCTTGCCTATGTCCATACAACCGGCGGCATCCGTATTCAGGAAGGAACCCTGGGAGTGGTGCAGATGCCCAAGTGTACCATGGCGGTGAGGGAGTATGTGGATTCCGGCGGTCTTTATATCGTTGTTTATGACAATAACTCCTATGCCGGACCGGTGGCGAGCTTTCTGGGATGCTCGTATTATCAGTTTGCCATCCGTTCCTGCCGCATCGGCTTTGCCGGCCCGCGGGTTATCCGCGATACAACCGGCGATGATATCCCGCCCGGCTATCACAGCGCCAAGAATGCCCTGAAGCGAGGGCATGTGCATGGGCTCTGGGACAGAAGGGAGTTCAGACGCAACCTGCATAAGGCGCTTCTGACCATGGGCGGCAGAAATTTGTATTACCGTTAG
- a CDS encoding rRNA maturation RNase YbeY encodes MEKTAETLLAHTGRNDYELSILLVDDRRMTELNSSYRGKHTPTNVLSFPMLDPDDEEENGMPRLLGDIVISLDTAEREATETGRSLDDYLAVLLVHGYVHLLGFDHEQGEEEEAGMRAMEKKFLDLLAVPGRGMTPLGE; translated from the coding sequence ATGGAAAAAACAGCGGAAACGCTGCTTGCGCACACGGGAAGGAACGACTATGAACTGAGCATTCTGCTGGTTGACGACCGCAGAATGACCGAATTAAATTCCTCCTACCGCGGGAAACATACGCCCACCAATGTCCTCTCCTTCCCCATGCTGGACCCTGATGATGAAGAGGAGAACGGAATGCCGCGGCTGCTTGGCGATATCGTCATTTCACTTGACACGGCGGAACGGGAAGCGACGGAAACGGGCAGGAGCCTCGACGATTATCTGGCCGTCCTCTTGGTGCACGGCTATGTCCATCTCCTGGGCTTTGACCACGAACAGGGGGAGGAAGAAGAAGCCGGCATGCGCGCCATGGAAAAAAAATTTCTTGATTTGCTGGCAGTGCCAGGCCGCGGAATGACACCGCTTGGAGAATGA
- a CDS encoding pyridoxine 5'-phosphate synthase, whose product MAKLAINVDHVATLRQARGITEPDPVLAAGICELAGAAGIVVHLREDRRHIQDRDVKILRETVKTKLNLEMGAAEEIIAIALQVKPDMVTLVPEKRAELTTEGGLDVAGQQEHLTKVIDRMTNASIPVSLFIDPDSAQIIAAKKAGAAFVEIHTGRYSDAITEEEANREFAMIAAAVDEAHAAGLRINAGHGLNYLNTARIARLGKIEELSIGHAIMARAIFVGLDQAVREMLALIP is encoded by the coding sequence ATGGCAAAACTAGCAATCAATGTCGACCACGTTGCCACCCTGAGACAGGCCAGAGGAATCACCGAACCAGACCCGGTGCTGGCCGCCGGCATCTGTGAACTTGCCGGGGCGGCAGGCATTGTCGTCCACCTGCGCGAAGACCGACGCCACATCCAGGACCGGGATGTAAAAATCCTGCGCGAGACGGTAAAAACCAAGTTGAATCTGGAAATGGGCGCGGCCGAGGAAATCATCGCCATTGCCCTCCAGGTGAAACCGGACATGGTGACCCTGGTCCCGGAAAAAAGAGCCGAACTGACCACCGAAGGAGGTCTTGACGTGGCAGGCCAACAGGAACACCTGACCAAAGTCATCGATCGCATGACGAATGCGTCGATACCGGTCAGCCTCTTCATCGATCCTGATTCCGCCCAGATTATTGCGGCAAAAAAAGCAGGGGCCGCCTTTGTCGAGATCCATACCGGCCGCTACAGCGACGCAATAACGGAAGAAGAGGCAAACAGGGAATTTGCCATGATTGCCGCTGCAGTGGATGAGGCCCATGCGGCCGGACTGCGAATCAATGCCGGCCACGGACTCAATTACCTCAACACGGCCCGGATTGCACGGCTGGGAAAAATCGAAGAACTGAGCATCGGCCATGCGATCATGGCCAGGGCGATATTTGTCGGACTTGACCAGGCGGTGCGGGAGATGCTGGCTCTCATCCCTTAA
- a CDS encoding peptide chain release factor 2 — protein sequence MFELADKREKLEELEALSAHPDFWNDIPKARKIQQEIGKLQYPIEGWEDLHQMMEDAEILLELAIDEKDAETEKEATQTLDLLDDKMSAFELECMFTGEHDENNAMLTIHAGAGGTEAQDWTDILLRMYLRWAEQKGFTTDILDLQSGDEAGVKSVTIMVKGRYAYGYLRSEMGIHRLVRISPFDAGGRRHTSFASVFIFPELDDTIEVEINEKDLRIDTYRASGAGGQHVNKTSSAIRITHLPTNIVVQCQNERSQHRNKDTAMKMLKARLYEREKSLQQEQREDLGGEKKEIAWGSQIRSYVMQPYRLIKDHRTGQESGNVDAVMDGNLDPFIKAYLLWQK from the coding sequence ATCTTTGAATTAGCCGACAAAAGAGAAAAGCTCGAAGAACTCGAGGCGCTGAGCGCTCATCCCGATTTCTGGAATGACATCCCCAAGGCCAGGAAAATCCAGCAGGAAATAGGTAAACTGCAGTATCCCATTGAAGGATGGGAAGATCTGCATCAGATGATGGAAGACGCCGAAATTCTGCTTGAGCTCGCCATTGACGAAAAAGACGCGGAAACCGAGAAGGAGGCGACCCAGACCCTTGACCTTCTTGACGACAAAATGTCCGCCTTTGAACTGGAATGCATGTTCACCGGCGAGCACGACGAGAACAACGCCATGCTCACCATTCATGCAGGCGCCGGCGGGACCGAGGCACAGGACTGGACCGATATCCTCCTGCGCATGTATCTGCGCTGGGCCGAGCAGAAAGGTTTCACCACCGACATTCTTGATCTGCAGTCCGGCGATGAGGCGGGGGTAAAAAGCGTTACCATCATGGTCAAAGGCCGCTACGCATACGGCTATCTGCGTTCGGAGATGGGCATCCACCGCCTGGTGCGCATTTCTCCTTTTGATGCGGGCGGCAGGCGGCACACCTCTTTTGCCTCGGTGTTCATCTTCCCGGAACTTGACGACACCATCGAAGTGGAAATCAATGAAAAGGATCTGCGCATCGACACTTACCGGGCAAGCGGCGCCGGCGGCCAGCATGTCAACAAGACAAGCTCCGCCATCCGCATCACCCATCTGCCGACCAACATCGTTGTTCAGTGCCAGAATGAGCGATCCCAGCACCGCAACAAGGACACGGCGATGAAAATGCTCAAGGCGCGGCTCTACGAAAGGGAGAAGTCCCTGCAACAGGAGCAACGGGAAGACCTGGGCGGCGAGAAGAAGGAAATTGCCTGGGGCAGCCAGATCAGATCCTATGTCATGCAACCTTACCGACTGATCAAGGATCATCGTACCGGCCAGGAAAGCGGCAATGTCGACGCGGTGATGGACGGCAATCTCGATCCGTTTATCAAGGCCTATCTTCTGTGGCAGAAATAG
- a CDS encoding apolipoprotein N-acyltransferase produces MSAMLLWLASPGPGFSALAWFALIPLIIGCSGILPRQAALFGFTAGLLYYLLMLYWVVISLSTYGNLPWWLCAIALILLAAYMSLYLAFFCAGLSWSMRTTAPVWIGPLLWVALDYVRGFLFSGFPWQDAGYTQFSNSLLIQTADLAGHHGITFLLVLTNCLLATLLLPTPKKRAWRGKTLLQCGSAFALLGAAFFYSSLRLENITADMATAPRHQVTVVQGNIDQNQKWLPENQQDTVEHYINLSVEEAKRHKSRLVIWPETAMPFYPPTSHLFPELLNRTVFSHDFSLLAGAPYFVDSDGTKEFYNSAMLIRPDASRSIYFKQHLVPFGEYIPLSDVLPLPGPVVQTVGNFSRGRSAEPLVDGNARLGILICFESIFPDLARRTVQGGANLLVNITNDAWFGRSSASIQHLSMAVLRAVENRRSLARAANTGISCFIDPAGRISGQTPLFVAAKESADLPLLMQPAFFTRTGHLFPVLCLFLLIPLAILIRKGRKTTPLS; encoded by the coding sequence ATGAGTGCGATGCTGCTTTGGCTTGCCTCTCCGGGTCCGGGTTTTTCAGCGCTGGCCTGGTTCGCCCTGATCCCACTGATAATCGGCTGTTCGGGGATTTTACCGCGGCAGGCCGCCCTGTTCGGTTTTACGGCCGGACTCCTCTACTATCTCCTCATGCTCTACTGGGTCGTCATCTCGCTTTCCACCTACGGCAACCTGCCCTGGTGGCTCTGCGCCATCGCCCTGATCCTGCTTGCCGCCTACATGAGTCTGTATCTCGCTTTTTTCTGCGCCGGTCTCAGCTGGTCCATGCGGACAACCGCACCGGTCTGGATCGGCCCGCTGCTCTGGGTGGCCCTTGATTACGTCCGTGGTTTTCTATTCAGCGGCTTTCCATGGCAGGATGCGGGATACACCCAGTTCTCCAACAGCCTCTTGATCCAAACAGCCGATCTGGCCGGGCACCACGGCATCACCTTTCTCCTTGTCCTGACCAACTGCCTCCTCGCAACGCTTCTTTTGCCGACGCCAAAGAAACGCGCATGGCGCGGCAAAACCCTCCTTCAGTGCGGCAGCGCTTTTGCCTTGCTTGGCGCGGCCTTTTTTTATTCATCGCTCCGGCTCGAAAATATCACGGCCGACATGGCAACCGCCCCGCGGCATCAGGTAACGGTAGTCCAGGGCAATATTGATCAGAACCAGAAGTGGCTGCCGGAAAACCAGCAAGACACGGTTGAACACTATATCAACTTGAGCGTCGAGGAGGCGAAGCGGCACAAGTCCCGGCTGGTCATCTGGCCGGAAACCGCCATGCCCTTCTATCCCCCGACGAGTCACCTCTTTCCCGAACTGCTGAACCGCACCGTGTTCAGCCATGACTTTTCGCTGCTCGCCGGCGCCCCCTATTTTGTTGACAGCGACGGCACGAAAGAATTTTACAACAGCGCCATGCTGATCCGCCCGGACGCGTCGCGCTCCATTTATTTCAAACAGCATCTTGTTCCCTTCGGCGAATATATCCCTTTGAGCGACGTCCTGCCGTTGCCCGGCCCGGTGGTTCAGACAGTGGGCAATTTTTCCCGGGGCCGCAGCGCCGAGCCCCTTGTTGACGGCAATGCCCGCCTCGGCATCCTCATCTGTTTTGAATCAATCTTTCCCGATCTTGCCCGCCGGACGGTGCAAGGCGGGGCAAACCTGCTGGTCAACATCACCAATGACGCATGGTTCGGCCGATCAAGCGCCTCCATTCAGCACCTGTCCATGGCAGTGCTGCGTGCCGTGGAAAATCGCCGCAGCCTGGCACGAGCCGCCAATACGGGAATCAGCTGCTTTATCGACCCCGCCGGCCGGATCAGCGGACAGACCCCGCTTTTTGTTGCCGCAAAAGAAAGCGCCGACCTCCCCCTGCTGATGCAGCCGGCGTTCTTCACCCGCACCGGCCACCTTTTCCCCGTTCTTTGCCTATTTCTGTTGATTCCCCTGGCAATCCTGATACGCAAAGGGCGAAAAACGACTCCGCTTTCCTGA